In Sphaerisporangium krabiense, the DNA window GTGAGGCGCGAGCGGTAGTCCTTGAACTGGTCGTCCAGGAGGCGGACCGTGGTGACCCGGTCGGCGCACTCGAACCCGGCGATGCCCTCGCCGAGGCCGATGGACACCTCGCCGGCGCGCAACGTGCGGCCGACCTCCACCATCACCTTGGCGGGCACGATGACCGCGGCCCGCTGCTCCGGCCGTGCCGAACTCCACAGGAACTCGCGGGCGGCGATGCGGTAGCGGTCGGTGGCGGCCAGCGAGACGACGTCCCCGTCGATGTCGACGCGGACCCCGGTGAGCACGGGGAGCGAGGCGTCGCGGCTGGCGGCCACGGCGACCTGACCGACCGCGGCGGCGAAGACCCCGCCGCCGACCGCGCCCGCCTTCTCGGGCATCGCGGGCAACGTCGGAAAGTCCTCGACGGGCATCGTGAGCAGCCCGAACTCGGCGCCGCCGCAGGTCAGCATGACCTCAGAGCCCGAGGTGGCGATCTGCACCGGCTGGTCGGGCAGGCTCTTGGTGATCTCGGCGAGTACCCGGCCCGGGATCAGCGTCGTGCCCGGCTCGGCGACGTCCGCCTCGATCGAGGCGCGCGCGGAGACGTCGTAGTCGAACGCCGACAGCGTGAGGCCGCCGTCCAGCGCGTCGAGCAGGATGCCGGACAACGCGGGCACGGCGGGACGGCCCGGCAGCGTGCGGGCCGTCCAGGCCACCGCGTCGGCCAGGACATCGCGGGTCACCTGGAACTTCACCGTGATCCACCCCCTTCGAAACGTCCGTCCTTGAACGGTAGCGTCTGGGGGTGACATTTACCGGGGCGCGGTCAGCCCCGGGTGCCGTTGAGGTAGGCGAGCACGGCCAGCACTCTGCGGTTGTCGTCGTCGGAGGCCGCCAGGTCCAGCTTGGCGAAGATGTTCGCGGTGTGCTTGGACACGGCGCTCTCGCTGAGGAACAGCCGCTGCGCGATGGCGGCGTTGGAGCGGCCCTCCGCCATGAGTTCCAGCACCTCGCGCTCGCGCGGGGTGAGCCGTCCGAGCGGCTCGTTGCCGGCGTTGCTGGCCAGCAGCCTGGCGATCACGTCGGGGTCCATCGCCGTGCCGCCGGAGGCGACCCTGCGCACGGCGTCCACGAACTGGCCGGCGTTGAACACCCGGTCCTTGAGCAGGTAGCCGACGCCCCCGCTGCCGTCGGCGAGCAGCTCGCGGGCGTACAACTGCTCCACGTGCTGGGACAGGACGAGCACCGGCAGGCCGGGGATGGAACGCCGGGCCGCGAGCGCCGCCTGCAGACCCTCGTCGGTGAAGGTGGGCGGCAGGCGGACGTCCACGACCGCCACGTCGGGCCGCTCGTCGAGCAGGGCCTTCAGCAGCTCGGGCCCGGACTCCACCGCCGCCACGATCTCGAACCCGTGGGCCTGGAGCAGCCGAACCAGGCCGTCCCTGAGCAGGTAGAGGTCTTCGGCCAGGACGACCCTCACCCGCAGCCCCTCCCTTCGGCGTCCTTGATCCGGTCCGACACGGACTTGCCGTACAGAACCATGCCACCACCCAGGACGACCATCGCGACCATGGTGGGCCACTGGAGGGCCTCGGGCAGGTAGAGCGCGAGGAACCAGCTTCTGTTCTCACTACCGAAGATCTTGAAGCCCATGGTGACGAGGCCCTGCGGGAACAGCGGGAGCCAGAACAGCCCGTAGCAGATCGACATCAGCCGGATCTTCCAGCGGGGGACCGCGTTCTCCCCGGCCACGCCCGGGAACGCCCGGGGGATCTCCACGATCGCGGTGGTGGGGCCGCCGGCCGGGCTGTTCAGCGCGAGGACGCCGTCGAAGGCGGCCAGCCTGCGCTCGATGCCGCGAAGGCCGCTGCCCCGGGAGGGGTCGGCCCCGCCGTGGCCGTCGTCGGTGACGGTGACGCGCAGGGCGGGGCCCCGGTGGCTGACGTCGATCGTCACCGCGTCCGCGCCCGAGTGCCGGCCCGCGTTGGCCAGCAGCTCGCTGACCACGAAGTACGCCGCCGACTCGACCGGCGCCTCGGCGCGGGCCGGGAGGTCGACGCTCACCTCGGCCTTCAGCGGGCTGTCCAGCGCGAGGGCGCGTATCGCGTCGCCGAGGCCGCGCTCGGCGAGGACCGGCGGGTGGATGCCGCGGACGAGCCGGCGCAGTTCGATCAGCGAGGCCGCCGACGCCTCGCGCACCTTCACGATCAGCGCCTTGGCCGCCTGCGGGTCGGACTCCACGATCTCCTCGGCCGCGCCGAGCATCATGCCGATCGCCACCAGCCGCGCCTGGGCGCCGTCGTGCAGGTCGCGTTCGATGCGCCGCAGCTCGGCGGCCTGCGCGTCGACGGCCTGGGTGCGGGACTGGGTGAGGTGGCGGACCTCGTTGGCGAGCAGGGCCCTGCGCGTGGGGGCCAGCAGCGACCGCGTCCACCGTCCGTGCAGCCAGGGCACCCGAGGGGCCACCAGCACGCCGGCCACCACGAGGACCAGCCCGGCCAGCACCTGGAACGGCTGCCAGGTGCTCGCGAGGAGCACGCCGTACCCGGCCAGCAGCAGCGGCGACAGGGCGATGAGGCCGCCCACCACCGGCTCGGCCGCGAGCCAGGCGAGGTCGCGCCAGGTGGCCGGGTCCTTGACCATCCAGTCCAGCGTGCGATTGAAGAGGGGGACCATGGACGTGCGGTAGAGCTGCCGTCCCTCGCGGTACCAGCCGTCCGCCTGGGGCACGGGAGGCGGCGGCGCCGGGCGGTACGGCGTGGCGATCTCCACTCCGGACCACCTGGCGGCGATCCTGCGCGCCTCGGCCGTACGCCCGCGGACAATGCGCACGCTCGCCGGGAACACGAAGACCATCCCGAGGCCGAAGGTCAGCGTGAAGGCCACGACCGCGATGGCGAGCCGCCACAGCTGCCACAGGGCCAGCCCGAACAGGGCCAGACCCTTGGCGACACCGGTCAGCGTGCGCAGAATCATGGGTTCAGTCTGCTTCACCTCCGCCGTGGTTCGTAGTGGCGCTGGGTGCCCGGCAAAGGTGTACCTAGGTACACCCCCGCTCGGACCTCAGGTGCATT includes these proteins:
- the dnaN gene encoding DNA polymerase III subunit beta, with amino-acid sequence MKFQVTRDVLADAVAWTARTLPGRPAVPALSGILLDALDGGLTLSAFDYDVSARASIEADVAEPGTTLIPGRVLAEITKSLPDQPVQIATSGSEVMLTCGGAEFGLLTMPVEDFPTLPAMPEKAGAVGGGVFAAAVGQVAVAASRDASLPVLTGVRVDIDGDVVSLAATDRYRIAAREFLWSSARPEQRAAVIVPAKVMVEVGRTLRAGEVSIGLGEGIAGFECADRVTTVRLLDDQFKDYRSRLTDDLSIRAGVTVAPFVEAVKRVALVAEHNSAIRLSFTQGQVLIQAGGGEIGRGAEAVAAELDGEDIQIAFQPHYLLDGLAGVETENARLHLASPTRPVLITDDADDPAFRYLVMSLRLG
- a CDS encoding LuxR C-terminal-related transcriptional regulator; this translates as MRVVLAEDLYLLRDGLVRLLQAHGFEIVAAVESGPELLKALLDERPDVAVVDVRLPPTFTDEGLQAALAARRSIPGLPVLVLSQHVEQLYARELLADGSGGVGYLLKDRVFNAGQFVDAVRRVASGGTAMDPDVIARLLASNAGNEPLGRLTPREREVLELMAEGRSNAAIAQRLFLSESAVSKHTANIFAKLDLAASDDDNRRVLAVLAYLNGTRG
- a CDS encoding sensor histidine kinase, with the protein product MILRTLTGVAKGLALFGLALWQLWRLAIAVVAFTLTFGLGMVFVFPASVRIVRGRTAEARRIAARWSGVEIATPYRPAPPPPVPQADGWYREGRQLYRTSMVPLFNRTLDWMVKDPATWRDLAWLAAEPVVGGLIALSPLLLAGYGVLLASTWQPFQVLAGLVLVVAGVLVAPRVPWLHGRWTRSLLAPTRRALLANEVRHLTQSRTQAVDAQAAELRRIERDLHDGAQARLVAIGMMLGAAEEIVESDPQAAKALIVKVREASAASLIELRRLVRGIHPPVLAERGLGDAIRALALDSPLKAEVSVDLPARAEAPVESAAYFVVSELLANAGRHSGADAVTIDVSHRGPALRVTVTDDGHGGADPSRGSGLRGIERRLAAFDGVLALNSPAGGPTTAIVEIPRAFPGVAGENAVPRWKIRLMSICYGLFWLPLFPQGLVTMGFKIFGSENRSWFLALYLPEALQWPTMVAMVVLGGGMVLYGKSVSDRIKDAEGRGCG